Proteins encoded within one genomic window of Rhododendron vialii isolate Sample 1 chromosome 1a, ASM3025357v1:
- the LOC131326200 gene encoding cell division protein FtsY homolog, chloroplastic isoform X1, which produces MVLGPTHHHPLSSLFLSPPPNSKSAAITTVPLDLPRTRAGQSQFRCSAGQTGFFSKLGRLIKEKAKSDVDKLFSGFSKTRDNLAVVDELLLYWNLSETDRVLDELEEALLVADFGPKITIKIVECLREDIYAGKLKSGSEIKDALKRSVLELLTTKGTKTELQLGFRKPAVIMIVGVNGGGKTTSLGKLAHRLKKEGAKILMAAGDTFRAAASDQLEIWAERTGCEIVVAEKEKAKASSVISQAVKRGKQCGFDVVLCDTSGRLHTNYGLMEELIACKNAVSKVVAGAPNEILLVLDGTTGLNMLPQAREFNEVVGITGLILTKLDGSARGGCVVSVVDELGIPVKFVGVGEGVEDLQPFDAEAFVSAVFS; this is translated from the exons ATGGTCTTAGGTCcaacccaccaccaccctctctcctccctctttctctctcctcctcccaaTTCCAAATCCGCCGCAATCACCACGGTCCCTCTCGACCTCCCTCGGACCCGAGCCGGCCAGTCCCAGTTCAGATGCTCCGCGGGTCAGACCGGGTTCTTCTCCAAACTCGGTCGTTTGATCAAAGAGAAAGCAAAATCGGACGTGGATAAGCTCTTCTCCGGGTTTTCCAAGACCCGAGACAATCTCGCCGTCGTTGACGAACTCCTCCTCTACTGGAACCTCTCCGAAACCGACCGCGTCCTCGACGAATTGGAagag GCTTTGCTGGTGGCTGATTTTGGGCCAAAGATAACTATAAAGATCGTGGAGTGCTTGCGGGAGGACATATATGCTGGTAAGCTCAAATCGGGAAGCGAGATAAAG GATGCATTGAAGAGGAGTgttttggaattgttaactacaAAAGGGACTAAAACGGAACTTCAACTTGGATTCAG GAAACCTGCCGTCATAATGATTGTAGGTGTCAATGGAGGTGGAAAAACGACATCTCTTG GAAAGCTGGCTCACAGGTTGAAGAAGGAAGGGGCTAAG ATATTGATGGCAGCTGGTGATACATTTAGAGCAGCTGCTAGTGATCAACTGGAAATTTGGGCTGAGAGGACAGGGTGTGAGATTGTTGTAGCTGAAAAAGAGAAGGCAAAAGCATCATCAG TTATATCACAGGCTGTTAAAAGAGGGAAACAATGCGGCTTTGATGTTGTTTTGTGCGACACATCTGGGC GTCTACACACTAATTACGGTCTGATGGAAGAATTGATTGCATGCAAGAACGCTGTCAGCAAAGTTGTTGCTGGTGCCCCAAAT GAAATCCTTTTAGTTCTGGATGGAACAACTGGCTTGAATATGCTTCCACAGGCAAGGGAGTTCAACGAG GTAGTCGGAATAACTGGTTTGATTTTGACAAAGCTTGATGGTTCTGCTAGAGGTGGCTGTGTG GTTAGTGTGGTTGATGAGCTTGGCATTCCTGTAAAGTTTGTGGGTGTTGGGGAAGGCGTAGAAGACCTCCAACCCTTTGATGCTGAGGCATTTGTTAGTGCTGTATTTTCATGA
- the LOC131326200 gene encoding cell division protein FtsY homolog, chloroplastic isoform X2 yields the protein MVLGPTHHHPLSSLFLSPPPNSKSAAITTVPLDLPRTRAGQSQFRCSAGQTGFFSKLGRLIKEKAKSDVDKLFSGFSKTRDNLAVVDELLLYWNLSETDRVLDELEEALLVADFGPKITIKIVECLREDIYAGKLKSGSEIKDALKRSVLELLTTKGTKTELQLGFRKPAVIMIVGVNGGGKTTSLGKLAHRLKKEGAKILMAAGDTFRAAASDQLEIWAERTGCEIVVAEKEKAKASSVISQAVKRGKQCGFDVVLCDTSGRLHTNYGLMEELIACKNAVSKVVAGAPNEILLVLDGTTGLNMLPQAREFNESCHASGVETKRENKLNAEGR from the exons ATGGTCTTAGGTCcaacccaccaccaccctctctcctccctctttctctctcctcctcccaaTTCCAAATCCGCCGCAATCACCACGGTCCCTCTCGACCTCCCTCGGACCCGAGCCGGCCAGTCCCAGTTCAGATGCTCCGCGGGTCAGACCGGGTTCTTCTCCAAACTCGGTCGTTTGATCAAAGAGAAAGCAAAATCGGACGTGGATAAGCTCTTCTCCGGGTTTTCCAAGACCCGAGACAATCTCGCCGTCGTTGACGAACTCCTCCTCTACTGGAACCTCTCCGAAACCGACCGCGTCCTCGACGAATTGGAagag GCTTTGCTGGTGGCTGATTTTGGGCCAAAGATAACTATAAAGATCGTGGAGTGCTTGCGGGAGGACATATATGCTGGTAAGCTCAAATCGGGAAGCGAGATAAAG GATGCATTGAAGAGGAGTgttttggaattgttaactacaAAAGGGACTAAAACGGAACTTCAACTTGGATTCAG GAAACCTGCCGTCATAATGATTGTAGGTGTCAATGGAGGTGGAAAAACGACATCTCTTG GAAAGCTGGCTCACAGGTTGAAGAAGGAAGGGGCTAAG ATATTGATGGCAGCTGGTGATACATTTAGAGCAGCTGCTAGTGATCAACTGGAAATTTGGGCTGAGAGGACAGGGTGTGAGATTGTTGTAGCTGAAAAAGAGAAGGCAAAAGCATCATCAG TTATATCACAGGCTGTTAAAAGAGGGAAACAATGCGGCTTTGATGTTGTTTTGTGCGACACATCTGGGC GTCTACACACTAATTACGGTCTGATGGAAGAATTGATTGCATGCAAGAACGCTGTCAGCAAAGTTGTTGCTGGTGCCCCAAAT GAAATCCTTTTAGTTCTGGATGGAACAACTGGCTTGAATATGCTTCCACAGGCAAGGGAGTTCAACGAG TCCTGCCATGCATCAGGGGTAGaaacgaagagagagaataagCTAAATGCTGAAGGGCGGTAA